One Prinia subflava isolate CZ2003 ecotype Zambia chromosome 9, Cam_Psub_1.2, whole genome shotgun sequence DNA segment encodes these proteins:
- the LRRC18 gene encoding leucine-rich repeat-containing protein 18, with protein sequence MPKGKGPQGKRITLKVAKNSVRVAFNGRRRLDLSKMGIATFPKCILELADVEELDLSRNFLRKIPNIIEKFQNLMWLDLHSNQLDELPAEIGTLKNLTYLNLCNNKLTTESLPEELTHLKNLRTLNLGLNCLETVPTTFGKLRELIELGLFDNSLTLIPKSVKKLPKLERLNVKRNPLPEFEKEEEPIDTVKRIESLYLVEKKDLCGSCLETCQGERDELHKLEEMTPVPPNKPSFSSLTTPNSTAMDNQEEWRIRDDDS encoded by the coding sequence atgccCAAGGGAAAAGGTCCACAAGGGAAAAGGATCACCTTGAAAGTGGCTAAAAATTCAGTCCGGGTAGCTTTTAATGGAAGGCGCCGTCTTGACTTAAGCAAAATGGGCATTGCCACCTTCCCCAAGTGCATTCTGGAGCTGGCTGATGTGGAGGAACTTGATTTGAGCAGAAACTTTTTAAGAAAGATTCCAAACATCATTGAGAAGTTCCAGAATCTGATGTGGCTGGACCTGCATAGTAATCAGCTTGATGAGCTGCCCGCAGAAATAGGCACACTGAAGAACCTTACTTACCTGAATTTATGCAACAACAAGTTGACCACAGAAAGTCTACCAGAAGAGCTGACCCATCTCAAGAACCTGCGTACTCTCAACCTTGGCTTGAACTGTCTTGAGACTGTTCCCACCACTTTTGGGAAACTGAGGGAACTTATTGAGCTAGGTCTCTTTGACAACTCCTTGACCCTCATCCCAAAGAGTGTGAAAAAGCTCCCCAAGCTTGAGAGACTGAATGTAAAAAGAAACCCTTTACCAGAAtttgaaaaggaagaggagCCAATTGACACCGTTAAACGCATAGAATCGCTTTACTTAGTAGAAAAGAAGGACCTGTGCGGTTCCTGCCTGGAGACGTGTCAGGGTGAGAGGGATGAGCTGCACAAGTTAGAGGAAATGACACCCGTCCCCCCAAATAAGCCAAGTTTCTCTTCACTCACTACACCCAATTCCACTGCAATGGATAACCAAGAAGAATGGAGAATAAGAGACGATGATTCTTGA